The sequence TCTCGAACTCGCTGCCATTGTTGCAACAGTTCCTGGGCAGCCTTGAGGCTGACCTCCATTTTGTCTATTTCTTCTCTAGAGATATTGCCGCTCAAACCCAGAGCCAGGCATCTCTCTCGAAGTTCTCTTTCTCTTGCCTCGACTCGAGCTTGACAGTGCTTTTCTTCTCTAGTCAAAGTATCCAGTGTTCTTGCCACCTCCAGAAGCTCCGCCGTTGTCTGTTCTACCTGGGCTTTTTGCTGCCGCCGCTGCCACAAGACAACGGCAAGCCAGCAACCGCTGAGTATAAGCCCCCCTATAGCCGCCAGCAGACCTGCAGCAAGATCCCCGTACCAGGCTGTTGTCCCCGTAACTGCAGCCGCAACAAGCACAACAATGGCCACGGACCACAGGGGCAGCCAGCGGCTAGCCGCCAGTCTCTCCTGCAAGCGTTCTTGCTGGCCTCGAAAGTCAGCAACCCTTTCACGCAGGTGTTGCCAGCGCTGCCGCAACTCCTGCCGCGATCGCAAGATATTCCGGAGAGAGCGCAATTCAAGATGTCGCCGCCAGAGTTCGTCTGCCTCCTTCATTGGCGGCTCCGGCATCTGCGCCAGAGTCCTGTCAGCCTCCAGCACCTTGATGCGCATCTCTGCGACCGATTTCCTGGCGTGCTCTCTGCTTTGCTCTGCTCCCTGCTTTGCTTGGCGGACTATGTTGAGCTCTTCCTGGAAGCGACGCACTTTCTCTTTCGCCTCTATGGACCTGTCAAATTCGCTGATCCTGGCCAGGTTCCACTCGGGACCCAGGGCTCTGAGATCTTCAGCCAGGGCCTCTCTCTCTTTTTTCAGGCGGAGTCGAAGTTCAAGCAATTCTTTTCTGGAAGAGACAAAACTGTCAAAACCTCTCTCCAGCAGTCGGATGGCTTCTGCTGCTGCCAGCCATTTCTCGTAATCCGGTATGGAATGAAGTTTCTCCTTCAACTGCTTGATTTTTTCCAGCATTTCATGCTGTCGAGGTTGGAGCACCTGCTTTCTTTCCTGCAGTCTTTCCAGACGGTGAATGCCATCCTCGGGAAAATCTTCTATTTCTGGCAGGTCTGCAAGTCGTTCTCGCAACCCTTCCATTGCTACCCAGTGCTCCCAGCCAGCCTCCAACAGTTTCAGTCGCTCCAGTCTCTGGCGTTTCCGCCGCAGCTTCTCTTCCAGTACCTCGACACGTTCAGCACTCTGCACCAGCTGCAGGCAGAGGGTATCATAGAGGTCCACTTCAGCTATCTCTCGCTTGATAGCCTGTTCCACCTGCCCGAGTTCTTTGAACAACTGGTTGATAACGGGCTTCTTGCCTCCTGGTTTAAAGAGGTTTCCCAACGAGCCCTGGAGCTTTTTTTCCACAGCTGCCAGCGACACCTGGCCAACGCCGGTGCCTGCGCTGTAGATGGCAGCCCTAACTGCTTGACTGTTGAGCGACTCGAACCGCTGCAGTTCGTTGAGACTGAAGGCAAACACTGAACGGAAGAGATCTTCGGTAGCTGCGCCAGTGAGTTGCCGTAGAATTTCCTCGCCTCCTTCGCTGCCGTCAGGCAGCAGTACTGTGACCGGACCTCGTTTGGGGCCGTAGTAGCGCGAAACCACGTACAGATTGCCCTCGTTGTCTATAAGATGCAGACGGCCTCCATGACGGCCGCCAGACAGGGGTGGATAGAGATTCTCACGACGCTGGCCTGGTGGAAAGCCAAAGAGCATCGTTCTCAGGAAGGCAAGCAGGGTAGTCTTGCCAGACTCATTTTTTCCAGCAAATACATTCAATCCTGGCGACAGGCCGGAGACATCCAGATTGCAGAAAACTCCAAAGCCGTCTATATGCCAGCCAGTGAATCTCATTGGCCCTCCCCGCCTATCAGTTCATCGAGGCACAAGGTTTCCGCTTCCCTGATCATATCAACGAGCTCTTCTTGTTGGGGCATCTGCAGAAAGATTCGCCCGCGGCGGTCGTGGTAGAGTGACTGCAGTACTTCCAGAAGCCCTTTATAATCACCGCGATAAGATTCGATCACTCTGAGGGTTTCACCAATGAAGTCAGCAGCCTGTCGTCGGCTGGCAATGTCGATGGCGGGGCTGGTATGCCACACCAATTTTTCCACCCAGACCGGTTTTTCCTCTCTGAGGCCGGTTTCGCGGATCTGCTCGGTGAGGTCCTCCACAAATCCCGGACGGCGCAGGCTGGCATGCAGTGGCCCACGGCCGACCAGGGTGATTCGAACAATGGCCGGCCGCGACTCCGCCTGGTCGCGGCTTTCTTCGCAGACCCTCTCCAGCGCCTCGACAAGCTCCACCTCCCGTTCGAGAGTAGATATATCAACCCTTTTGGACAACCAACGTACAGCGTCTACAGGTTCAAAGGTTACCTGCACCTGGCCGCTACTGTTTACCTCCACAAGAAAACAGCCTCGGGCTCCTGATTCGCGAATCTGGCGGCCCTGGGTATTGCCTGGATACCCGATGAAAGGCTGGCTATGCATTAGTATTCGCTGGCGATGAACATGCCCCAGGGCCCAGTAATCAAGATCAGCGCTCTGAAGATCTGCTATGCTCCGCGGGGCATATGTCTCATGAGCCGGGTCTTCGCCCACGCTGCAATGAAAAAGAGCTATCTGAAAAGGCTCTCGGCCCATCCTCCGAAAGCCGAGACCAAAGGAACGATCAATTTGGCTGTGCGGGTAGCTGATTCCGTGGATACGCACCAGAGGTTCACCTGCCACCGGCACCACTACTGACTCTAAATGCGGCCCGAAAACATACACTTCAGAAGGCCACTGCAGCGATGCAGACCAGCCATCCAGGGGATCATGGTTGCCGTGGCAGACAAAAGAGCGTATGCCGGCAGCTGCCAATTGCTGCAGCCCGGAGTTGAATTTCAGCTGTGCTCGCAGGCTGCGATCCCGACCATCGTACACGTCCCCGGCAACCAGGACAAAATCCACCTCTCTGCGCAAGGCAAGATCAAGCACGTTGTCAAACGCTTGAAATGTGGATTCGCGCAGCAATCTGGCCATGCGGCTGTCTATCTGCTGCAGTCCATGGAAAGGACTGTCTAGGTGAAGATCCGCTGTATGGAGGAAAGAGAAGCTTTTCAAGATTGTCCACTCTTGCAGCAGTGCAGTCTGCGCTCGGCTAACCTGTGGTGACATGCCTGCTCGTCAAACTGACGGCAGGACAAGGGCTTGATATTATGAATAGCACAGAAATAGAAAGGCTTGCCGAAATACTGAAAAAGAAAGGGACAGACCTGTTGATTGACCACTGCTTCTCCTCTGAGGTATTCTTGCCAGTGCTCCGGATAGTTCACGCCCTCGGGATGCTCCGTGGGGACACCGCCAATCTGACAGCAGATGCCGCACAGGCTGCACCATTGTCCTGCAGGCAAAGGATGCTCGCGTCCATCAAGCGGCACACAGGTGATGCTATCCGAATTGAACCTGTGCTGAATATCCCAGCGAATCTGCACAAAGGCTTCAGAGTGCTGTCTAAGTTCTGCAAGCAGATGTGGCTCAAGATCTGCCCTGTCCTTGTTAATATAGAATCGCATGCCGTCAACATCGGCAAAATAAGTGGCGGCCACCATGCCCAGAGGGAAATATGGATCAACAAGTGCCCTCCCCAGCAAAGTACGGTCTTGCTGGCATGGGTAGCGCTGCAGAAGTAATTCCAATCTTGCGGATATGGAAACATCCACACCCCTGCGGCCGAGGCGAAGTAATTCTTGCTGGACTCGCGCAAATTGATGGAATAAATCAGTGAGTGAAATTTTTGCTGCGTTCATGGAATTCCCAGGTAAGTAGTGGTGCCGAGATGACATTGAGGCTCTATATAGCACATTCAAGAGAATTATTCATCAAGCATCTCCGCTGAATTCTTCTATAAAAAGCAATTTCATCTGTCATGAAAGTCGCATCTCACAATGCGGAACCCGTAACTCGCAAGCAAAAATTCTCGCTAGTTCGCCCTTGACTTTTGCAAACAAACATAGCAAATAGTAATGTAATCTT comes from Deltaproteobacteria bacterium and encodes:
- a CDS encoding AAA family ATPase, with product MRFTGWHIDGFGVFCNLDVSGLSPGLNVFAGKNESGKTTLLAFLRTMLFGFPPGQRRENLYPPLSGGRHGGRLHLIDNEGNLYVVSRYYGPKRGPVTVLLPDGSEGGEEILRQLTGAATEDLFRSVFAFSLNELQRFESLNSQAVRAAIYSAGTGVGQVSLAAVEKKLQGSLGNLFKPGGKKPVINQLFKELGQVEQAIKREIAEVDLYDTLCLQLVQSAERVEVLEEKLRRKRQRLERLKLLEAGWEHWVAMEGLRERLADLPEIEDFPEDGIHRLERLQERKQVLQPRQHEMLEKIKQLKEKLHSIPDYEKWLAAAEAIRLLERGFDSFVSSRKELLELRLRLKKEREALAEDLRALGPEWNLARISEFDRSIEAKEKVRRFQEELNIVRQAKQGAEQSREHARKSVAEMRIKVLEADRTLAQMPEPPMKEADELWRRHLELRSLRNILRSRQELRQRWQHLRERVADFRGQQERLQERLAASRWLPLWSVAIVVLVAAAVTGTTAWYGDLAAGLLAAIGGLILSGCWLAVVLWQRRQQKAQVEQTTAELLEVARTLDTLTREEKHCQARVEARERELRERCLALGLSGNISREEIDKMEVSLKAAQELLQQWQRVRDRCQEMKADLERCQEELSAREEALSRARNDLQAAEGRWGHWLQQMGLATDLSPSSTLEVMERVRTLWQQARNLADLEERERALAGSVSSYEKMVLAAAKQVGVESGHAIDIEPMISRMIHELEQAVAAQQSSEQISEALRETSDELARIETQLSEVDRELHYLFTEGGCSEEKVFRQRARVFEERSRVVAEIRHHLSSLENLGGRGPQQQAFQDELRQTSLESLRSEREQKQREVTALENEIGQLREQLGRLDERKQRLETAEELALLRQKRSELISSLTEAAREWSVLALGLHFLRRARQVYETERKQPVVRESEKFFRTITGGRYKKILAPSGEERIRVMQAGGKQNDLLTLSRGTAEQLYLSLRFGYIKEFGRRARPLPVVMDDILVNFDPERAAAAARAMFELASENQILFFTCHPETVALIRNLDDSVSVWQLQEGECLSGDHRQMNELN
- a CDS encoding DNA repair exonuclease, which gives rise to MKSFSFLHTADLHLDSPFHGLQQIDSRMARLLRESTFQAFDNVLDLALRREVDFVLVAGDVYDGRDRSLRAQLKFNSGLQQLAAAGIRSFVCHGNHDPLDGWSASLQWPSEVYVFGPHLESVVVPVAGEPLVRIHGISYPHSQIDRSFGLGFRRMGREPFQIALFHCSVGEDPAHETYAPRSIADLQSADLDYWALGHVHRQRILMHSQPFIGYPGNTQGRQIRESGARGCFLVEVNSSGQVQVTFEPVDAVRWLSKRVDISTLEREVELVEALERVCEESRDQAESRPAIVRITLVGRGPLHASLRRPGFVEDLTEQIRETGLREEKPVWVEKLVWHTSPAIDIASRRQAADFIGETLRVIESYRGDYKGLLEVLQSLYHDRRGRIFLQMPQQEELVDMIREAETLCLDELIGGEGQ